Within Piliocolobus tephrosceles isolate RC106 chromosome 7, ASM277652v3, whole genome shotgun sequence, the genomic segment GCCAATTAAGACCTCAGTGAGATGTTTTCACTACACATCTATTAAAACAGCTAAACAGTAAAACATAGTGACAACTTCAAattttggtgagaatgtggagaaacgaGATCTCTCATACATTGGTGTTGGGATTGTAAAGTGATATCACTACTCTGGAAgataatttggcagtttcttttaaaactaaacatacacttgaaccatatgactcagcagttTTGTGCCTGACCATTTATCCCAGAGAGATGAAGACTTACTTCCACACGGAAACCTGAGCATAATTGTTCATAGCATCTTTATTCGTAGTAGCAAAAACTTGAAACAACCTCAATGTCCTATAGTAAGTGAATGATTtaacagtggcacaatcataccatgtaatactacacagcaataaaaagaaggaaCTATTGATATGCAACAACTTGGACGGATTTCAAAGGGCATTAtgctgaaataggaaataaagccAGTATCAAAaggttatatattatatgattctattaaTGTAACATTCTGGAAATGACACAATTACAGAGATTGCGATCAAATTAATGGCTGTTAAGGGTTAGCGATATTGAAGTTGGGAGAGTGGTGACTATAAATGAGTAATATGAGAGAGTTCTTTGTGATAATGGAATATTtatgtatcttgattgtggtattAGGTATAGGAATCCAAATGTGATAAAATGACACAGAGCTATACATGTACATTGTACTAATATTAGTTTACTGATTCTAATATTGTACTGTAGTTATGTCAAAATGTAAGCATTCCCAGAAGTGTACACAGGACTGGACCTCTCCTTACTATCATTCCAACTTTGTGTGAATCTCtgattatttcataataaaactttaaaaaataaacgtAGTgtggacttaaaaaaaattagctggtcttggtggtgtgcacctgtaatcccagctactcaggaggctaaggtaggagaactgcttgaacctgagagatggagcagcgagccgagatcacaccaccgcactccagcctgagtgacacagcaagactccgtctgaaaaaaaaaaaaaaaaagaatatcttaatGTCTGCTGTGACTTAATTCAGACCCATGACACcttaatgaaagtaaaatattttaaacatgaaattaGAATGATGAGAATGAAgtcaaataaattacaaaaatattaatactaattctTCACTAAGAAATTAAACAATGAGTAGACTTTTCCTCTTAGAAAGCCTGTTAGATTTTGGACACCAAGAGGCTACTTGCCTGTAGACCTACAAATGAGGAAGGGAAACAGGAATAGATGTGATTCCTGGGATAGCCAACCAGAACATCCAAGAAGGCTTGACTTACTCACACTTCCCCTTGCCAGATGTTTCTACATGCTAGCTGGCTTGGAAACTTCTAGATAATCATTGGCAATCATTTTTATACCATATACATTTCGCTAAATTGGTACTTTTATAAGTTTAGAATGCTCCAGTCAAGCTATCAGCAATTTTTTTCATATCCATAAACTGCTATTCCAAATAATTTTGCCTCTAAAAATATGTATTGCAATGtcaaaaaattaaagcagaataCTAAGTTGAAGCCTTTTGTTAGTCAAATGCATCCCCTTTTATATGTTGgctgaaaatgtaaatgtaacaTACAGTGGAAGGAATGTGAACATTAAGGGAATAGTATTGGTATTTATTGTTGGTCGTTTGCTAGGGGCCGGCTACCAACATCTTTGAGATACAGGTTCTGGCATTTATTGGTATAATATTAGAaagatatgaaaaggaaaaagatgattCTCCAAGTTCTGATCAAATCTCCAGAGAGATGTGATGAACAGAAGCAGGAACTCTTCTTCTTATAATAAGTTTAGGAGTTTGAATTCAAATATACATTTGGTTAACTCTCACAGTTCCTATGATGGTTAGGATTTTTGCATATGAGTTACTACACATGCATTTATTTAGCATATgcacatgcatatgtgtatgaATGCATGGTCATGTTATAATTTCTCCAGTACACATTAGGTTTGGGTGTGGACTTGTCCAACGTGTTCAAATACCTTAAAAGGTAATTTTCACTGCTCACTGACCTGTTCCTATCAAACATatcacttattttatatattactagATGTGGGGATTTCTTTGCATGGTTTAATTTTCTAGCTCGTGTAATTTATAGTAAATCGTTTCTCCTGGTCTTTTCATGCAGTTTGTATTCTTTTCCCCtcatttatttcattacatattatttcttttaaaaatcttaaactgTTACAGCACctatgtaataataaaagtaattgtaaTTTTTGCTTTCATAAACTTAATAAAGTCaacataaaaatgttgaaaagtatttttaagtattaGTAATGCAACTATTTTTGCACTCGGAAAGTGTGATTTTTGTTAAAGTGGTACACTAACAAACCACCATCTTGTCTTTTCTGAATGTGACACTACTATCTTAAGAGTAAAAATAATACTAGCAGCTCACTTTATTATAATCTAACACATAAAATAACACTTCAGATGCATAATAAGcactattctgtttttcttattagCAAACAATTCTTTGTACAGTGGTTTGGTACTAATCACGAAGAAGTAAAGTCTCTGAAAATAGTATACAAACAAGGTATTTTAAATCAAAACTGTTTATTgtaaaaaaaaccttgaaaattgtttttttaaaaaagaaacattgatttcacAAGTCTTCAGGTTGTTTATAGACATAGCTATAGATAACATCTCAGTTTCATACAGAACTcattcaacatataaaaataaacacaaatttacATTGACTCATCaactatacaatttaaaaaggcaCTTGGAAGGGCTATTGTGTTATTGCATTTGTGGTATGCATTTGAAATAGTTTAAAGTACATTAATGAATTTGTAAGAATCCTCTTTTGCACTTATTcccatctttaattaattttcaaaaatcattaaaatgttttaaaatagtaagACATGGAGCATGCGCCAGGAATGTTCAAAGCTAatctttccctcctcccccaagGCACATACTGTTaattggcaaaaacaaaacaaaacaaaacaaaaatacttttaatacatTCTCCTgtgttttgttcttgttattttcttcctcccttttaaaaatacactttaaagCACTATAGGTAATCAAAAAAAGGCTTTAGTTCAACAATGGCAACCAGACATCCAACACGTAATGGAGTAAACTTGGAATACTTTTTAAGGCACCTGAGTTCTCGTCTGGCAGATCTCTTCCTATGGGAAATCCTATTACAGACTCTATTACAAAGCAATACTGTTCTTTTCAGTTGAAATGATTTGGCAGCAATGTAAATCTTCGCATTCTTTTTAGGAAGAAAAGATGCAATgtgcttttcattttatctttgaaGAGAAAGGTTACTGTCTTTTATTCTCTCAATGTAGCCATCAGCAAATATATAGTAATTTTAAACTTCACATGGAAAGGATTATCTTGAAACACATGAATTCCATGCTCTtgcagctctgtgtgtgtgtgtgtgcgtgtgtgcgtatgtgtgtgtgtctatacataTTATTTGGTCGGTCAGCACAGGAGAAAATGCCTTTGGACTTTATTTGTCATTTGGCTTCGGAGTGAAGAAATGCATTCTGTTCGAGTAAACATTGATTGCGTCACTCAGTGTGCTACACAGCAGCCAGATTCCTCATGTTTGTGCAGGAGAGACATTCTGGAGAAGGTTTTGGAGCAGTTTTTGCACTGGTATTTCTTTACATCAGAATGGGTCTGCAGATGAGCCCTCAGGTTTGACCTGTCTGCAAATGCTCTGTTGCAGTGAGGGCAAGAAAAAGGCTTCTCGCCTGGGGGTGgagtgggagaaaaaaagagacagtcAGTGTTTTTAGAGGAAACATAAAGTTAAATAATGTTAACAAAAGTCAATCACATTTTGCCTAAATACTGAGAAGTAGCAAAACCTGATTAAAATCCCTCATAatagacactttaaaaaatacctgACCTTTTAAGATAAATTTGAATATTGCATTGAAAAATCATACACAGAATATTATTACTGCTGCCAATTACACAGAAATAATTTCCGTAGTTCTTGGACTTTCACTTCTTAAAGCTTTCTGCTTCAGCAGGTGCAGCTAATGTTGAGCACCTCCCAACATTTCCCAATATTTCcccttttccctctttctgtACTATGATTAAGGCAGTCTAAGTGCCATAATACCCTGCAGGATAATTCTGTAATAGGAATAAGAAATTAAGCAGCAAAAAATCCCCAAACAAAGCAAGAGAGGCAAAGTAAATTTAGTTTCAACTATCCAAGTCACCCACCGGTGATAGATATCAGAGCAAGAATGTAACTAACAGAAAACTATAGGAAAAGTCTTCATCCATTAACCAAATCAATTGATTAAGATAGCAACATTTGTTTTTGCTGATTACTgggggcagtttcacagaacacACATTCAAGCACATCTTTCCTGATTTTCTAACTGATCTTTGAGACCAAACCTTCTGAATCTACTTTCCAAAGTCTACATGCTGTTTGCAGTCCCTGGAGCAGAGGTTGTTAGCAAGAAATGGAGCACTTTGTGCCCTAACAACTTTTTGAGTAGTCAGGAAGTAGTTATCAATGACTGTCCATCATTAAAAGCACTAGGTCACAACTTCATGCAAATCCAACAGCCAGttcagggtttcactgtatctCAGAGTAACATTCCTGCCTATGTTTTTTCTCTTACCCGTGTGAGTTCTAATGTGTCCTTGAAGCAACCAGGGTCTGGAAAACGCCTTGCCGCAGATCTTGCAAACACAAGGTAATGTGTGGGTCCGAATATGCATCTTCAGGGCGCCCAGGCTCACATATTCCTTGTCACAGTATTTACAGCTGAAAGATTTTCTAGACTGGGCATCGCAATGCAGCTGCTTATGTTTGGCCAGCCCAGAAAAAGTTGAATAGGTCTTATTGCATAAATTGCACTGAAACTTTTCAGCTTCAATGGCATGGGGGTCTGAAAGCTTGGACTGTAGCCTTTCCTCTTCATCACTAATGGGGCTTTCTGAGCCACTGTGGTCCTTGGAGGAGGTGTCAGATGGAGGAGGGGGACTCACTCGCCCCAAAGATGAGGAGTATCCGGAAAGAGGAGAGAGGCCATTGGGTAGCTGGGCGTGGAATGGAGCTGCCGTAGTCCACACAGTGATGGGGCTGTATGCTCCTGAGCTGAGGATCTCTGGTTGTGGTATGACAGGCATGGAGTAACTCTCATAGAGATACGGGGAAATAATCActgggaaagaaaagggagggagagaagattaagtttaaaaagtactaaaaataaatCCACACGCAAGCATACACACACTGGAAAGATATTTAGCAACACACACGTGATTTTCTTAGGGAAAAGATAGACCCATTTAGGAGGGCATACACACTGgtaaaatgtttcatttccaCCCTGGCACCTACGGAGTTACTGTACTTAATGCACACATAGGCTGACAGCTGTACGGAGCTATAGGTGCTCTGAAGACAGAGTGCAGCCAAGCCAGTGCCTTCGCAGTCCCCACTAAGGAGGGAGAGcctcaacattatttttaaacattcagaaaagttgttttccattttatgtatgGGCTCTTTAGGTGTATTACGACCGTGAGTACAAAGATATGCCTGCATCAAGCCGCCTTCTAAAGGAAAGGAGACTTCGTGCATGAAAAACGCAGTAATTCAACCCTTACGTCACTCATCTTTCACATACTCATTATGCATGTATACACAGGCTTTAGCAAACACGAAGCTGCGAGATTTGAATGAAATGTTCCTTGTTAGTCAAGAattcaaaaagttttgaattaaAACGCACCCCAAATGATCAAAAGAATGTAAGCTCCCTTTCGGGAcactgtttaaaagaaaaacagttgagCCTTTGGCTCTTTTGTAATGGCATTTGAAGGGTAATACGTAGATTCATATTTGCAACGCTCTAGATACGTAGTTCtagatatatttttctctttttacctgtgtgtgtgtccagTTCGCTGTAGTTTGGCTTTTTGGAGGCGTTGAAATGCTTCTTGACCAGGAAGGAGCGCGGCATCTTGCCAGCGGGTCTGGCGGGCGCCCGGCGCGGATAACGGTCCGGCGGGAGGACACGGCGGTCCCTACAGCATCGCGGCGGGCCGGGCTCTGGCAGGGGCGGCGCTCAGGTGCGGCAGGCGGACGGGCCGGCGCCTCTGAAGTCGCCCGGCTCCTTTACGAACTGAGCCCGTTTTGGttgggagggtttttttttcctctcttttgcaAGAAAGATCCAATCACAGCTGAGAGGTTCAGATTTCAGCTCCTCCCTCTGGGACAGCTGTGAACAGAGGAAGAATCTGTTGTCAGACTAAATTATTCTGGTTCAAAATGGGCTGTTTTTCGAGATTTcagtggagaggaaaaaaaagtgtttaaatattttcaagagaGGTAACCTCCCTCGGTGAACCCCGCCCGCGATCCACGCTGTCTGGGAGCTAAGAGGGGCGCAGGAGCCGGGGTCTCTGCACTGCCCGCCTGGCTTCCAGATGTGGGGCAGCGTCAGCGCGCGGGGACACAGTGTCCGCCAGGGGAAGGAAGGGCCGCCCTGCACCATACCAGGCCAGCCTCTGTTGTTAATGAGAGCCTATATTTGGAAGTGGCATCTGGAGAGGTTTGCCTTGCACAGGGACCAAGTAATTAACTCTTGGCTTTTGAAAAAGGAAGGGGGAAGCGGGAAGACAAAGGCGCCTGTGAGCGCGAAGGACGCTCTCCTGGGACTCCGGCCTGGAGAGCGACTGCAGCCTTGCGTGCGGCGAGGGCGCTGCGCTACTCAGGGCTTCCGCGAAGGCAGGGGCAGCGCGGCCGCGTGCAAATTAAGTAATCATGTCACCGTGTTAGCTATGGTGGCTTGAAAGAAATGCTTTGTAGCCCATTAAAGGCAGGCTGATCGGAAGAACTAGAAGATTGCACAGATAAAAAGGAACGCTGGCAGAGAAGGGGGGCAAGAGGTAAACTGTCGTTTGGAACCACGGGACATTCTCTCACTCACACTTTTGACAAGAGATCTTATCTTTTCATGTACTACAGTGCATTTTTATGGGAAAaagggtgtatgtgtctttagagacaattatttttatttcaaatattcccCTGCTTTTATTTGGTGCTATTTTCATCAGTATAAAGCCATTAAAATCCATCTCAGTATCTGCCAGTTTCCTGTATAATGCtaaaaaaggaattaaaggaTACTCTTATGAGTATCAGTTGATTAAAGTTTTAAGGACCCAGTCTAGTAACTGCAAAAACAGCTTTATTTTGTATATGGTCTTCAATCTAAAAATACTTTAAGgtggtttattttaaatataaaatttcaagcGTATTTTAAAGCATCTCTGTCCATTGCAGACCTTTTGCtaaaataataaggaaagaaCAAATTCATGTGAAGATCACCCTACTGTTGTTTCTAACAGGTGCtggaggaaaaaaagtgaaaaagaaaataacagtggTGATGTCAAGACTTGTCAGAGAAAagtgcattgtcaggctgcataACTTCTTAATCTTGGAATAAGAAAACaagagtgtatgtgtgtttgggggTTGAGGTGGGGCACTCA encodes:
- the SNAI2 gene encoding zinc finger protein SNAI2, which encodes MPRSFLVKKHFNASKKPNYSELDTHTVIISPYLYESYSMPVIPQPEILSSGAYSPITVWTTAAPFHAQLPNGLSPLSGYSSSLGRVSPPPPSDTSSKDHSGSESPISDEEERLQSKLSDPHAIEAEKFQCNLCNKTYSTFSGLAKHKQLHCDAQSRKSFSCKYCDKEYVSLGALKMHIRTHTLPCVCKICGKAFSRPWLLQGHIRTHTGEKPFSCPHCNRAFADRSNLRAHLQTHSDVKKYQCKNCSKTFSRMSLLHKHEESGCCVAH